The segment tgtattcccagatactcgggagactgaggcaggagaatcgcttgaacctgggtgggagaggttgcagtgagacgagatcgcgacactccagtccagcctgggcgatagaatgagactccatctcaaaaaataataaaaatgaaaaatgtttggcATGTCTGGGCAGAGAGCCTCTGGTCCTAGAATTGGGTTGACCCAGAGAGAAGTTACCCTACTGATTCACCCTGCAGTGCAAGTGCCTACCTCATCTGCATGGCTTTCTGAGATCTCAACTGTGTGGTCTTCTCTCTGCTGCTGGGGAAGGCTCACTGAGCCAACACTAAATTATTCTGAGCTAGACTGTTTTGTCAGCTAGCAGCAATTACCCTTCTACTCCCCTCACACTTCCCAACCTCAAATATCCCCGTCAGTCATCCACTGACAGAGATGAAGAATACACAAAATGACCAAGGAGCTGGGGGAGGAAAGGGTTGGGGTGACGAGCACGTTGGGCCGGCTGTTGTCAAGGCATTTCTTGCCATCTGCTATTTCACTTCAGAGACTGGAACCCAGTTGGTTGGGTAAGACTGGGAATGTGATTTTTAGCAATGTGTTCATTTAAATAGAACCCCGCTATAAAAACAATTTGGAGGATTATGATTCGTTTTTAAATGAGAACTAgttttaatggaatttttaatGTGCATTCCAATCATGACTAAAATCCGCATCATGATCAAAGTCTGCCTGAATACTGTATGTGCTTCATGAGTTGTACTCTAACCATTAGAAACCCATGTTTATTCAGTGTGGAGCCCTGCACTGAAAGCGGTGGTTTTCTCTCATGGGGAAGCAGAGTGTATTCTTAGAACTGTTATAATGGCTTTATTTCTTGAAACAGTTtgataagtatttattaaatgcctactgtgtgcaagTGTTGGAGATTCAGACGCAAAAAGGATAAGGTCCTGGTTTCAAGGAGTTTGCTCTTTAGTGAGTGTATTAGGCTGCTCTGACTGCCATAAAAAATACTATGGACTGGGTgacttacacaacagaaatttgttttctgacagttctggaggccagaagtccaagatcgaggcaCCGTCAGGGCtggtctggtgagggctctcttcctggtttgcagaagGCTGCCTTCTCCCTCTGTCCGTACATGGCTTTTCCTCTGTGCCCTCACAGAGAGAGATCTCTTATGTCTCTTCcccttcttacaaggacaccacttctattggattagggccccactCTTAGGACCTTATTTAGCCATAATTACCTCCCTAAAGGCCCTATCACCGAATACAGTCACATtgaggattaggacttcaacatatgagttttggaAAGGAACACAATTCTGTCCACAACAATCAATAAGATATAATTTTAactctgaggccaggcacagtggctctcacctgcaatcccagcactttgggaggctgaagcagggggattgcttgagcttaggagtttgagaccagcctggcaacactacaaaaaattaaaaacaaaattagccaggtgtgatggtgcatgcctgttgtcctagctgtaaaggaggctgagaggggaggattgcttgggctcaggcgtttgaagctgcagtgagctatgattgtaccattgtactttagcctggtcaacagagtgagacgatctctaaaatttttttttaattaaaaaattttaactctGCTCTGTTACAAGGAGAAATGTCTTGGGTAtgaacatagcgagaccccatctctacaaaaataaaaataaaacaaaaatgagccaggcgtggtggcatgcacctgtagtcccagtgatttgggaggctgaggcaggagtgtcacctgagcctaggagttcaaccTGCAGTTAGTTATGACcacacaactgcactctagcctgggcaacagagcaagaccctatctctaaaaaaaaaaaaaaaaaaaaaaaaattaaagaaagaagatgCAAGTTGAAATACCTTTCCCAGCTGACTTCTGTGAATTTATTTGGAAACTtttggggaaaagaagaaaagttgaatacagaaatagaaactgGTATTGTAAAAGGAAAGGGTTAGGACAGGCTGCTTGGGAGAATGGGTCAGTGGTGAAAATAGAGCATGCCTTGAATCTAGGATGAGCAAGCAGGGTGACAGAGAAGGGGAGGTGACCTGGGGTAACAGAGCTCTCTCCACACAGCAAGAAGCTGCAGCTGAAGGATGTGGTCCATGAGAGATCCTAGGTCATGGACCGGAAGCAGAAAGATGATCTTGTCAGTATCCTCAAAAACTTGGATTAGGTCCTGAATTTCCATCTCTGGTCTTTGGTTTAGGTTTGTAATTAAAAGATGAAAGCACTTGGCTTCCTTGCATAAGGAAGTTTTGCCATGGCTGTCTACCTGTGTTGACCAACACGGGAGCCCCGAGTCACATGAGGCTTCTGAGCATAGGGAACCAGGCTCATCGGAAGCGAGATGCCCTGCAAGAGTGAAATACCCGCTACATCTGGGGGACTTAATGCATAGAAAAGAACATGAAATACCTCATCCATATTTTTGGTATTGAtgacatgttgaaataatattttaaacacattaGGCTAAACAAAGTACATTATTAAAATGGATTTTGctggtttctttttactttctttaacaTGGCTACTAGAACTTCACTTACATAGGTGGCCCACGTTGTGTTTCTGTTGGACGGCGCTGGTCCAGGCCCTTGTTACCCCTACCTTTTGTGTACTCTGAAttacttttcttccctctctcctctctctccaacaccagcagcagcagaagcaacAAAACACACGTCTCTGACATGCATGCTGGCCACTGTATCGCCTCCCACCCTCTTTGCTGTGGTTGCTTCGGACCCCTGGGCTGCTGTCCCAAATTCCTTGATGATTTTAGCACCTGGATTATAGCCACGTTTTCCAACAATATTCCTGGTCTCCAACACTATTTCTCAGCAATTTCAGCATCTGTGGATAATTCTTCCAGCCCTGCAGCTCCAGGTTCTGCTCTCAGCTCAAATGATCTTACCCTCCACTCTCCCTCAGCCCTTCTTTTCCACAGTCACGCTCTGCACTTAATACTGATAACCCCAAAACTACACTGCCCCAAGCTCAGTTTTAAGCATCACGTTCTccagcccccacctcctccttccccttcagtGCCTTTAGTACGGGGACTTCAATGATTCCCTGACACCGCTGGGACTTCTGATATGTAGCTCCTATTTCCTGTTCACATCTGTTACCTCCCTCGTGCCCTCATTTTTCTCCTAACCCCACTGGGCTCCAGAGTCCATCATCGTAGCCCTTCTCTTCTACAGGCTTTGCTTCCTTTGGCCCCCACTCTGTGTCGTACCCGCCTGGTAAACCCCAGCCCTGGTTAAATCCACCTCTCCCCTTTCTCCATGCCGGCACCTGGACAACTGAACCGAGGTGTAGAGGAGCATAGGTGAGGCTGAGTGGTCTCTCCCAGGTTCCCCAGCACTAACCTGGGCGGGCTCTAGGTTAGCCTGCTGGAGATCCTGCACTTTGTGTATGTCCCTAGCCCTCTCTTTCCCTTATTTATTTCACACCATGCCCTCTCTCCTTAAACCCTTAACATCTCCTCACTCTTAGCTGATGACCTTGCTCCTTACTTTACTGTAAAAGGGATACTGCACTTTCAGGAGACAACTTCTTGCCTTGGGCACTCCCACAACCACATCTACCCACCTCACCGGATCTGCAGCCACGCACCCTGCCTTCCCCTTCACCAGGTATAAATTATGCTCTGGCAAGGCTGCGACTCCTCCCAGCTCTAGACCCCTACTTCCTGACTCCTCAGTTGTTTGCTTTCTACTGGATAATTCTTATCCGTTTATCACTTCTCAACCCCACAGCCCCCAAGAGGGTTGTCTACACTCACTGTCTCCACCTGTTCTCCTCCCATTCTCTTTAAACCACTTGCATCAGGCATTCATTTTGTCCAGTCTACTGAAAATACTCCTACCAAGGTCAGCAATGGCTCTGCTCCCATGGTCAATATCAAGTTCCAGGTCTCAGCCCACTCGAACTTGCAGTATGATTTAGCCCAGTTGATTACTCTTTCTTCCCCTCAAACTCGTTCTTACTTGGCCTCCTGGGAGCTCTTCTTCCCCAGTtgtcctcctgcctccctgtcAGGTCATCCTCAGTTTCCTCTCATTCTTCCTCCTCACCTCCCCAGCCTCTAACTTTGAAATGCCTCGAGGCCCAGTCCTTGGACCTCTTCTCCTTTTTAATGGCCAGTATTTCGCAGATACTCTCATCTTGCCTCACGGCTTCAAATTCcacctgtttgcagacaacaccCACATTTATATCCCCAGGCTACGACTTTCCCCCGGCTCCTGACGCTCCCCTGGACATGGCCTGGCTGCCTCACAGGCTTCTTGAACTCCACAGGCCCTGCTAACCCGCTTCACCTGCACCTGTCCACTCAGCAAATGGCTAAACACGTATATTCTCTCTTTCTACCACAACACGTATCTCTTCCATCAGTGAATCAAATCAAAGACCTCCCACCAGATATTACTACCTCTGCCACAACCTGGTTTATGCTAACATCCTCCCTGTGTCTAGGCCAGTGCCttcacctcccacctggcctcCTCCTTCCTGCCATGGCCCCTAGAGTGTCACCTGAACACAGGGGCCATACCGAGGCTGTTCacgcctcagtcccccaagttaACCACATTCCTCCTCTCGGAACCTCCTGTGGTTTATTGTCTCACTGGGAGTAAAAGCACCAGCCCGCAAAGCCCGTTTGGACCTGGTTGCCAAAGACCCCTGCCTTCAGCACCTCACTGTTCTCCTGGCCAGCCCGTTCCTCCCTCGCTGGCCTTTCTGCGGTTCTTTACTCCTGGCTGCCTCCTGCTTCTGGAACTTCTcacttgctgttccctttgcctggaatacTTTCCCCCAAGAACCTGCAGGCCTTGGTCACCTACTTCCTTCGTGTCTTTGCCCAGGTGTGATCTCATGAGTGAGACTTTTCCCATCACTCTATGGATGATGGAACCCCCAGGTCCCTGCCACTCCTTTCCTTTAATGCTGCTTTACTTTTTTCCATAGCGCTGTTCATGTGCTGACGTCAGTTtgattgttgttgctgttattgtatTTTGCTTGACTGCCTCCCCACTGGAATACAGACTCCACCAGGCCGGCgctttctctgttttatttactgccatgtcccagtgcctagaacagtgcctggcatgggcTAAATGTGTGGGGGGAGAATTTGGGGAACATGGTGGTCTTACTTGCAAACTTCTAACAAAGCCTGGTCTCTACAGCAGGCCTTTGGTTAGCCATGACAGGGCACGCGAGCTCTCGTCCTGTGTGGGTTCCTGTCGGGGTCTCTGTCTTCTAATTATGAAGTAAAAGGAAGCTCTCCTCCAGTGAAAGTAACTTCCTGCATCCCATTAGAACAGCTGAGGGAAGTGTCAGTGGGATAGGCGTGATCGGAACCATGGAGACAGGGTCCTCCTGGGTGCCTGGATCACATTGCTGGAAGGAAACACCTGTTTCGCCAACCCAAAGGCTACCTGCTGGCCCAGGATCCAGGCCCAGCTGTACTGAGATCACAGCTCAGGGCCCTGCACGTGCTGGGGCTCTGCTGACTCGATTCTAGAAATGTCTAATATCACCAAAGCCATTTAAGTGCcacaaaataacacatttatgtATTATTCTGCTTCAGGTGAGCTCATGAGGAAAAGACAGATATCCATTcactaaaaatattcttttgattggccggcacggtggcttacgcctgtaatcccagcactttgggaggccaaggcaggtagatcacctgaggtcgggagttcaagaccagcctcaccaacgtagtgaaaccccgtctctactaaaatacaaaaaattagccgggcattgtggcacgcgcctgtagtcccagctactcaggaagctgaggcaggagaatcgcttgaacccaggaggcggagatagcagtgagccaaaatctcgccactgcactccagcctggtgacagagcaaggctctgtctcaaaaaaaatttttttttgatcaACCTCCTATGGACAAAGTTCAGAAAGCAAAGAACAATGTTTTACTACATACAcctacacatgcatacacacaaactagaaaaaaaatttttttgagtgcTTTGTCTGGCATCTGGCGATGGTGTTTCCTACACCATCTGGCCTGTGGTCTGTGGGGATGTACATACATTTTGTTGGGGCTCTCATCCACTCCACACGTCGATGGCTTGCCTGGCTTACGTAGTCTGAGCAGGTGCCCAGCTTTGTCGCAGATATTGAAGCCGTGTAAAATAAATGCCTTTTGATTGTTCACACTTTAAGAAATATTGGTACAATATTAAACCCATTGTCCCAGGCACTCCCTCTCCTTACTGCTTATGGCACTTCATGTATTAAACAATGACAATGGCAGCATTGCCCAGACATGCATTTTGTCATCAAGTCTTAATGCAATCAACCTGGTCCCTCAGGCAAATGAATGGAGgcacagaaaatgaaatgattttcaaaatgCCATTAGGAAAGCTCGGGCCAGAACTGGAAATGGGTCCTGCACAGGGCACTCGGCCACTCTTGCCTGGCCATCTCCTTTTTGGCACTAAGCCACAAGCACACAATGATATAGAATGAATGGTTATCACTGGGGATCCAGAAGGGTCATTCGATCAGTTCTCTGTCTTATCAGGTCTAAGTTCCTTTCTTATCAGGTCCTAAAGGCCTAATCTTATCATTGTGACAAAGATAACTGTAGAgtctgttaaacttttttttaataacatgaaGATTATGATTTATAGCTGAATTTCTCCCTTTTATTCCAATCCAACCATTTTCAtggctttttgtgtttgttttgttttggacatatttacagaaaattacCTGAAGAGTTCCAGCCTGAGGCCTCCTCATGGATGGGTCAAACGTGACATCATTTGTTGTCGAGGAACCCACGAACATCTCAACCGGCAGGAACGCCTCGGTCAGGAATGCACATCGGCAAATCCCCATCGTGCACTGGGTCATTATGAGCATCTCCCCAGTGGGGTTTGTTGAGAATGGGATTCTCCTCTGGTTCCTGTGCTTCCGGATGAGAAGAAATCCCTTCACTGTCTACATCACCCACCTGTCTATTGCGGACATCTCACTGCTCTTCTGTATTTTCATCTTGTCTATCGACTATGCTTTAGATTATGAGCTTTCTTCTGGCCATTACTACACAATTGTCACATTATCAGTGACTTTTCTGTTTGGCTACAACACGGGCCTCTATCTGCTGACGGCCATTAGTGTGGAGAGGTGCCTGTCAGTCCTTTACCCCATCTGGTACCGATGCCATCGCCCCAAGTATCAGTCGGCGTTGGTCTGTGCCCTTCTGTGGGCTCTTTCTTGCTTGGTGACCACCATGGAGTATGTCATGTGCATCGACAGAGAAGAAGAGAGTCACTCTCGAAATGACTGCCGGGCAGTCATCATCTTTATAGCCGTCCTGAGCTTCCTGGTCTTCACGCCCCTCATGCTGGTGTCCAGCACCATCTTGGTCATGAAGATCCGGAAGAACACGTGGGCTTCCCATTCCTCCAAGCTTTACATAGTCATCATGGTCACCATCATTATATTCCTCATCTTTGCCATGCCCATGAGACTCCTTTACCTGCTGTACTATGAGTATTGGTCAACCTTTGGGAACCTACACCACATTTCTCTGCTCTTCTCCACAATCAACAGTAGCGCCAACCCTTTCATTTACTTCTTTGTGGGAAGCAGTAAGAAGAAGCGATTCAAGGAGTCCTTAAAAGTTGTTCTGACCAGGGCTTTCAAAGATGAAATGCAACCTCGGCGCCAGGAAGACAATTGTAATACGGTCACAGTTGAGACTGTCGTCTAAGAACTGTGAGGGAAGTTGTGGATAAAAATGATGGAACACAGGTCATTTTTAGTTTGTACTTGGAATATAACTTAAGTATCTCCTAAATGTGTTACAGAAGGACATCTCATCCCATATGCATGAGATACTAATTAATGATGAAATTGAACTCTTGTACTGTATCTTCTGGAAATAACTTGTCATTTCTGTACTTGACAAAgactctttctatttctttcagctCTTTTGGCAGCATCTTATCATGAACCATAAAAATGACTCTAGCAAGAAGATTTACAGATGTGTACTGGACAAGGTAACAAAAGTATTTGTTGGAACTTGAGGAGGCAGCTTGATGTAGCAGGAAGAACAAGGGTCGCttcctgtgtgacctcaggcaagttgttaaacctctcagagcctcattttctcactcataaaatGGTCACGGCAATAGTCTATACCTCCTTGGTctgctgtgaggatgaaatgagaagaTGAGGCTTGTAAAGCACCTGGCACATTGTGGATGTTCAATAAACATCGGTCTCTCCTCACTCCCTTCAATGGTAGACAagatataaatttttgttttgtaaagcacacacacaaacatacacacagctCTATCATGTACAGAAGTTATTGTGTGTTTTTACATGTTGGATGTAAATTTACGAAGGTCTTCTTTTTGCTTGCAGCATGAAAGCATTTCATGGCATTGCACCTCTATTGAAAAACATCGCGAATGTTATGATCTAACCAGCCATGTGCTAGTGCATCGTTTCAGgttgtgaagaaaatcatttggCCACCAGTAGAGGGGTATCTCATGGCTTCCCTAACCTCTGTGGGAATAATAGATGAAGTGAAAGTCTGTGTTTTGAAATCCTTTGATTGCATAAACATTTTTACGAATGGAGTTGAATTTATGACCTCCTGGGGGTGACTGGGACCCTCCTCCCCCATGAAGAGGTGGGTTATTTATAGCCAGAGTTCTCACCTGCGGCCAAGTGTGGGTCTCTGCACCTGTCTGCCTCCTTTCCtcctgaggctttttttttttttttttttttccatcatacCTGGAAGGAGGCTCAGTGGCAAGGGCTAATGAAAATGTGGTCACATCCTGGAGGACTCTGATATTTTTGCTCATGACAGATCCTTGCATGACTTCCTCAGCATCTGCACTCAGCACTCCAGGGTGGGCTCTGCCTCTTGCCTGCCATGAGTTGCCCTCCAGACACTGCATGTCCTGGGTTTTAGCTGTGAAGCCCACCGCAGAGCTGTGTTTATTTCCTTCTGTCCCTTCTAGGAGTTCCACAAAAGGGCGATATGTCACATGATTCTACAGGTTGTAAAATGTTCAAGTCCATAGAAACGAGCCCGATAGtatttattttaaccatttgCTCTTTAAAAGGTCAGAGAGGCAGTGATGAAACGGTTCTCTGTTGCTGCTGGTCCTTCTTCATCCTCTTCCTTTCTCAAAAGAAATGATGCGGGGCAGCTTCACTGGGGGAGAGGAGTCTCTCCCCTTGAGCAAGGACCCCACTGCCAGCCAAGCTTGGATGCAGGAGGCTTTTCAGTGGGTGACGACATCTGATTCAGAAACAAGGCAGCTTTGCTTACAGGAGCCCAGATGGGGTGTGGAGCAATGACATTTAGAATGATCTTGTTTTTGGTTGAAAACAGAGCATCTTCCCTGGGAAAGAACAGAATATGGAGATCAGAGCGACTCCCCTCTGTTTCCTGTCCTCTcctgtgtgtgctgtgtgctggCCTCTGGGGTAGGGAAAGGGGGCCAACCTCGTCTCATCTCCAAGGGGAACTTAGTCTCAAAGAGGACCCTAAAGACTATCAGATACAAGGAATTTCTACCTAACGAAAATATGGTGAACTAATAGGAAGCCCCTACTTATTGTTTTTCTGCAGATAAAGTGGGGAAATCGAATGtgataatgaatataaaaattattctaacCTTTTAAAATGATGCCTTACCAAGAGGTAGGAGGTAGGATTCAGAGTTTGGCAGGGTTATAAAgactaatttctttctctcttcccccaaACCCATTCCCAAAGTGAACTGTAAGGTTAAAACTAGAACAAGAAGATTTACCTAAATTTGCAAATATGTAGAGAATACTAAATCATTTGTACCGTTTAGGCATTCAGACAATTTGCCTAAGTCATTGTAGGTTACTAGGTGCCACTTCCGAGAATTccctggggatggggaggagatTGTTTGGATAATGCCTGTCCTAACTGAACGGGAAGGGTTTGTAGCATTCCTACTATAAAGATTCATGTACGGCCTTCTCTGCAGAACACCATGATGTGGACAAGGCAAAGACGGGGAAGTGGAAGCCGCTGTCCTGTGTCATAGGAGAGACAGACACCACATAGCTACAATGCCAGGCTGCACACAAGTTTGTTTGACAAGCGTTAGGAACGAAATTGTGTGGCAGAGGTCACCGCAGCAGGGGGCTCTTCCTGCCACCCCCATACTGCACGCAGCCTCTTCCGTTCCCTCCCCTGCCCACTGGGGTTTCTCCTCAGCACTCGTTCTGCTGTATATCGATTTGCTTATTTGCTCGTTCTCTGTCTCTTCACGCTAGactataagctccttgagggcagggacgtAGCTTTGCTCACTGCTGTAGCCCCAGCTTATTTGCTGTGGTGGTCGAATCCACTGCACCCCTCTCTGGGCTGTTTCCCTTGCACATATAAATAGACTCAAATTGCTTCCACCTAACCAGAAGCCATTCCTTGCCCCACAGTCCTTTCCAGTTTctatctcccctccctcccttccttccaaaCCACCTTCTGGAAAGGCTCTTCCACACTCACTGTCCTGACTCTTGCCACAATTCACCCCTCAACATCCTGCCATTTGTCTTGCAGCCTGACCATCGTAGAGAGATTGGTCCAGATAGGAAGGTGAAGTAACTTCCATAGTGCCAAATCTGATGGGCTGTTTTCTACCTATGCCTTTTGTGGCATTTAATACCCACAGTCTTCCTGAAATTATCTCTTTTCTTGGATTCTAGTTTGCTACATTTGTCTCCAGCTCTCTTTTTGAATCCTATCTTCCTGATTGGATTCTTCTcacttctttcctccctcttctaCTGTTCCTCCCTTAAATGGACACATTTTCCACAGTTCAGTGGCTGGGCCTCCACTCTCCTCTTTCGGAGAACTCTCCCTGGATCCTGATCCATAATCATCTGCTTATTAATGAAACTCAAATAGACATTTGCTGACCAGAACCCTTTGCTGGGCTCCAGTCCTGTGTGTCCAACCATCTAATGGACTTTTTGACCCGATGTCCTTCAGGTGCTTGTAATCCATTCATTTCCCtaccaatttcttttttattttattttctttctttcttttttttttttttttgagacagagtcttgctctgttgccccagctggagtgcggtggcatgatctcggttcactgcaacctccacctcccaggttcaagcaattctcctgcctcagccttccaagtagctgggattacaggtgtgagccactgcgccgggcctgcCCCTGTTATTTTTTCAGTGAAGGACACCGCTGGTCACCCTGTCCCCCTTGCTATGCTGTTCCCTTTGCACAGATTGCTCTACCTTTTTTTAATCTAGCAAACTCCATTTATCCATCTATGTCCAGCTCAAGCATTAGAGACTCAGGAGAACCTCTGGAAGCTGAGTTCCTGGATAACCATGCCATACCTTTTCTTTCCCAGACTTTCCACATCTTTCCCTTCCTCACTCTTGGCAAATGATGGCTGGCTCCCCTTTACACAAGGGGAATAGAAGCAACTGGAAGAACTCTTCCAGACATCCCCGCTGTCCCCTCTGCTGACCTAGCTACATCTCCTTCATATCAGCCTCTCCCCTGTGTGCTCAGGGGGAACTCACTATGCCCCTCCCTGGCTAAGGTGACACCCTGGCTAAGATGCTCCAGCCCCTTCCCCTGTTGCCTGCCCAATGGCATTTctccagcaattctccctctCTGTCCTGCACCATCAATTTCAGTCCAGGATAAGGGAGGACAGAATTTTCAGGAAGCAGGATGGAGGAGGGTTGGTGAACAGCACCACTGGCCTTGATTAGCCTGCTCCCTGCCACACATACTGGTTGTTTCTCTGGAGACAGCATTGTATGCACTGAGATGAGCAACTGGAGAGCCACCAGCAGCCATCCCCTCCCTTTGTGCCTCACAGCCCCAGTGactgatggagatggagatgggatCATTGGCTGCCTTCATGGAGTTGTTTAAGGAGCACTTAGAAGATGCTTTATGGGCGTCCCTACAATTTCACCATTAGAAGAGTAGTTCTGTTGGgttgaaatttgtctttttactcaACCTCTTCTTAAATTAGAAATCACCCCTGGAAAGGAAAACACATCAAGTCATACAtactttttcctgtgtttttctcATGGAGAGGAGCAGCATAAGACAAGACACCCAGCTGTTCGGGCTGCTGAATGAGATGGTGAGGAGTGGGTGGTAGAAGTGAAGAAAGGAGGAGGTGGGAGCAATCAAGtatttgcttgcttgcttccaCAAACAGGAAGCTTCTTTTCTGTTTAACCTAACATTTGACTGTTTAACTTTGCAAGGTTATGTGGGAAACAAAAATCCTTGATATGAAAACATTAGCAAATGTATCACTTATAAAATGGGTACCATCAGGCCTCCCTCTGCTTAGCACCACAGACTCTCTCGCTGCCTCATCTAGAGTTTTGTGGATCAGTTTTGTGATGCCTGAGAGTCAGTGTGCAAACTGTCCTTGAACTTTAATTGATGATCTTGACAAACATTCAGGATTCCATGAAGTTGGTAAGAGAGGTGTCACAGAACTGCTAAAATACACTTCAACTATTGGTAAAAGAGCATGGAGCAGAGTTAGACCAGTTAGCGGCTGAATCAGAGGAAAATAAACAAGGATGATGATGAGATGGGAGCTTCCAAAAAGAAGCGTTTTAATATCAAATGTTGAAGAGAGGCTCTTGGAAAAACTGCTGAAGTCTTTAGATATTTTTGCAAAaattacccactttttgatattcagcaaa is part of the Symphalangus syndactylus isolate Jambi chromosome 2, NHGRI_mSymSyn1-v2.1_pri, whole genome shotgun sequence genome and harbors:
- the MAS1 gene encoding proto-oncogene Mas, with the protein product MDGSNVTSFVVEEPTNISTGRNASVRNAHRQIPIVHWVIMSISPVGFVENGILLWFLCFRMRRNPFTVYITHLSIADISLLFCIFILSIDYALDYELSSGHYYTIVTLSVTFLFGYNTGLYLLTAISVERCLSVLYPIWYRCHRPKYQSALVCALLWALSCLVTTMEYVMCIDREEESHSRNDCRAVIIFIAVLSFLVFTPLMLVSSTILVMKIRKNTWASHSSKLYIVIMVTIIIFLIFAMPMRLLYLLYYEYWSTFGNLHHISLLFSTINSSANPFIYFFVGSSKKKRFKESLKVVLTRAFKDEMQPRRQEDNCNTVTVETVV